From a single Oncorhynchus nerka isolate Pitt River linkage group LG11, Oner_Uvic_2.0, whole genome shotgun sequence genomic region:
- the cysltr2b gene encoding cysteinyl leukotriene receptor 2, with amino-acid sequence MEDGNVSSDCSISMFKHRVYPPIYLVIFLLGLTFNLVSLCFFVSVWRSKKRFTPVNLYMVNLLVSDLMLVCSLPLRAFYYYMESSWVFGDIACRVMSYIFYINMYGSIYFLTVLSVVRFVAITQPYRYMSMQNSRNSWLVCILVWLLVSLASIPMLTSGTVIDAYGRTRCLELNPEYKLIHIRTLIIANHATLLLGFILPFAVISICYIFVVRSLLKLRKAEGRPKSQYKKSMSLVVIVLSIFLVCFLPYHVMRTVFLEAEMQVRDKGYGGSCKYIERVRKTAVLTLCLAAMNSCLDPLLYFFVGENFRVFCQGAYKETEAKSLAKTGGQMKGLTSELQEGTRLTSELQEGTRLTSELQEGTRPTSELQEGTRLTSELQEGTRPTSELQEGTRLTSELQELNAPNSSRPDS; translated from the coding sequence ATGGAAGATGGAAACGTGTCCTCTGACTGCTCCATCAGCATGTTCAAACACAGAGTCTACCCACCCATATACCTAGTCATCTTCCTCCTCGGCCTCACCTTCAACCTCGTCTCCCTCTGCTTCTTCGTCAGTGTCTGGAGGAGTAAGAAAAGGTTTACCCCCGTCAACCTGTACATGGTCAACCTgctggtgtcagacttgatgctgGTGTGCTCCTTGCCACTCCGGGCCTTCTACTACTACATGGAATCTAGCTGGGTGTTTGGAGACATCGCCTGTCGCGTCATGTCCTACATCTTCTACATCAACATGTACGGGAGCATCTACTTCCTCACGGTGCTGAGTGTGGTTCGTTTTGTGGCAATCACCCAGCCGTACAGGTATATGAGCATGCAGAATAGCCGTAATTCCTGGCTGGTCTGTATTTTGGTCTGGCTGTTGGTGTCGCTAGCCTCCATCCCTATGCTGACTTCAGGGACCGTCATAGACGCTTATGGTAGAACCAGGTGCTTGGAGCTTAATCCAGAATACAAACTCATTCACATCCGCACACTGATCATAGCCAACCATGCCACCTTACTTCTGGGCTTCATCCTGCCCTTTGCAGTGATCTCTATCTGTTACATATTTGTGGTGCGTAGCCTGCTGAAGCTGAGAAAGGCTGAAGGAAGGCCGAAATCCCAATACAAGAAGTCCATGTCCCTGGTTGTAATAGTCCTTAGCATCTTCCTAGTGTGTTTCCTGCCCTACCACGTCATGCGGACTGTCTTCCTGGAAGCTGAGATGCAGGTGAGGGATAAAGGGTATGGAGGTTCCTGTAAGTACATAGAGCGTGTACGCAAAACAGCTGTGCTCACTTTGTGTCTGGCAGCGATGAACAGCTGCTTGGACCCACTTCTTTATTTCTTCGTTGGAGAGAACTTTAGGGTTTTCTGTCAGGGTGCTTACAAAGAGACGGAGGCAAAGTCACTGGCTAAAACAGGGGGACAGATGAAGGGTCTGACATCAGAGCTACAGGAAGGAACACGTCTGACATCAGAGCTACAGGAAGGAACACGTCTGACATCAGAGCTACAGGAAGGAACACGTCCGACATCAGAGCTACAGGAAGGAACACGTCTGACATCAGAGCTACAGGAAGGAACACGTCCGACATCAGAGCTACAGGAAGGAACACGTCTGACATCAGAGCTACAGGAACTAAACGCTCCAAACAGCTCCAGACCTGATAGTTAG